The following proteins are co-located in the Candidatus Palauibacter australiensis genome:
- a CDS encoding transcriptional repressor: MKRDTRQRRAIRRVFMNAGRPLTLDEILEYGQRIVPSLGVATVYRNVKTLIGEGWLSRVKLPGGGLRYELADRPHHHHFLCNSCDQAFDVHRCPDEVETLAPDGFQVDSHELVLFGRCAACA; this comes from the coding sequence ATGAAACGAGACACCCGACAACGCCGGGCGATCCGCCGCGTGTTCATGAACGCGGGGCGCCCGCTCACGCTCGACGAGATCCTCGAGTACGGCCAGCGGATCGTGCCATCGCTCGGGGTGGCGACCGTCTACCGGAACGTGAAGACCCTCATCGGCGAAGGGTGGCTGTCGCGAGTGAAGCTTCCGGGTGGCGGGCTTCGGTACGAGTTGGCCGACCGTCCGCATCACCACCATTTCCTCTGCAACTCCTGCGATCAGGCGTTCGACGTCCACCGGTGCCCCGACGAAGTCGAGACGCTGGCGCCGGACGGTTTCCAGGTCGACAGCCACGAGCTGGTTCTCTTCGGCCGCTGCGCGGCGTGCGCGTGA